In Miscanthus floridulus cultivar M001 chromosome 8, ASM1932011v1, whole genome shotgun sequence, the sequence ATCCACGCGCGGCTGCTCCTCCCTTCTCGCGTGCGTAGCCGGCGACAGAGAAGAAGCGCGAGGGGCATCCGGCCATGAACGGATTGCGGGAGGCAGGGCGGCGACGAGGGGCAACGCGGCAGGTGGGGCGGGAGGGGCGGCGCGGCGGAGGAGGTGGCGCGACGGAAGGTGCGGGGCGGTGGTAGTTGGCTGAGCGGGCGCGATGGGGTGGCGGAGAAGAAAGCGAGACCGTGGTGCGCGAGCCGCGAGATCCCGGGGATGGGAACGACGGGATAAGGAAAagtataaataaataataaaatacaaaagaaaagaaaaaaaaaggaaaaaagaaaaaataatggAAGCACGAGCTTTTTTTTGGTGTTTCCTTTTAGCTTTGTCTGTCTACTGACTTCCGTCCGTCACTTTTGTATACAGTTCGTTTGCCAGCTAATTTTACCACTTCCCTCCGTTTGTGTTTACTTATCAGCAACTTTTTACTGTAATAAATTTGACCATCtgcttttttttctaaaaaatcttagatacttcaatgtatataacactaatgaagtatgttcaataaagaatcatatatgtgaaaacttgatATATCTAAAAATCTTTTACAGAAAAAAACGTATGGtcaaaattgctacagtaaaaattcggTGACAAGTAAACGAAAACGGAGGTAGTAAGAGTTAGTGAAGCTCAAAAAAAACTAAGAGTTAGTAATATATGATGAATTAGAGATTAAAATCttaattatttaattgccttGTACTTACGAGCCGTACTCATGCGAATTGGATAGTGTAATTCTAAAATGCATTAGAATGATGACGCAAGATATAAATCCCGTTACGAGGCACGGACATTCAGGGATCGACAACGTGAGTATGAAATATAAGTAGCGTGTGTCCAACTATGATATAGAATAGAATCGTACAACTAATTGAAATGCATGATGTCATCATTAATTCTTTATACTATAAAATATTTAGGACCATCTTCCATTGCAACACACGGATAATTTTGCTAATAATAATAGAGTGACAAAATTTTCTCATCCAACCTTCCTTCCGTGTCCACGTTTTATTTATACCGCATTTTAATTTCCTGTTTAGCACTGTCCATGTCCGTGTCGCTCTTTTCTGTTTAACCCGGACTCCTCTCAGCTTTTGGTCCCCTCTCCGTACTGGGACTCCATCATTGCCGTTGTTTCAGCCTTTTGGTCCGCCCTCTGCTCGGACTGCACACGGTGGTGTTTTTCGTTTTTTCTCTGTTTCCTccgcttgattttttttttttttttgtcattgcTGTTTTTTCAACCATTCAGTTGAACAATTAGAGGGATGGTCAGACTAATTAAACagtaaattaaaattttgaacagTTTTTTATTTTATCTGATCTATATAAAAGTATCTATATAATCCCTGACGAGGCCTAGCATATGAAAAAACAAAAGAGGtctatcatcataatcatcgccAGCAGACAGGCTAATCTTTGACACGTTAATCGGCAACTAACTCCGTGTTGACTTTAATAGGAGATTAGAATTATAATAATACATGCATAATATGAAAACTAAAATTACGATATATTTACGTCTAAATATTTATGTGCTTTGCaatgagaaaaaaaaactacCAAGGCATATATTATTACCACATTAACCTATATTATAAATGTTAGTTAtcataaaaaaattatataattGAAACTAAAAAGAGTAAAAACATAAATAGATATTTATTATTCTCGTCGTCGGTCTATCATGAACGTTTGAGAGCTTTTCTCCGGTCGCCACGTGTGGGTTTGTTTGCTACCTGAtattaaagagccaaaattttatcacatttctttGTCCAACTCCCCTAACTATCTGAATAGTGGAGAGTTTTTTCTGTCCCGCTTGTTTTACTTGATTCACACTTATGATCCATACTTATACGAGATATAACAACTTGTGTCTAAAGGTAATGGATACAAGATCCCATTTCTAATATGTACTGGGTCACGTCCTTTGTATCTTGTATGTGACCCAGGCTCATGACCTACACTCATAGGCCACGttagcttcgctgaaaaaataagctggaacactgttccgactgatttgttgtgagagaaaaacactgttccagttaaaaaaactaaaaagacggattataagagaggCGAATAGGACCATACGAGTTAGAACAAATCTCGTCTAGCAATGATATGGAGTCCGATTTCTAGCAATGATATGGAGCCCGATTTATGTACTTATTGAGTTTCATTGCAACGTATAACCACGTTTGCTAGTATTTCAAACATAGGGAAATAGCTTATTCATGATTTGATTTTATACAATGTTTGTGTTTAACATGCAGCTCATGGATTATTTTCTTTTTATACGATGTTTGCGTTTAACAAGTAGGGGAAGGCCCCGGCTCAGCAGGCCTCGCTGGGAAGGCCCAAGCTTAACAGGCCTTGCAAGGGCAGCGATAAAAGGCAGTGGCACATAGGAGTGCAGCAACCTTGTGGCCCCAACTGAAGCTAGgcaggtactccctccgttctttaatataagtcatatagatttctaaaaaaatttcaaaatataGGTACGAATCAGCTCCCACGctgattagtttggaaaccttcccaccgtacataacacatgccccaaccaatcccttagatttaggaagcaatctgattgggagagagaagatggcctggttttccttttttttctcggtctcacatccttccccaaaCTGTGCGTTAATAttagtgctaaaaactatatggcttatattaaggaacggagggagtataatgcTCTCGGATGTCGGATCTGACCCTTGTGATGAAGCCGTTCAATACAATAAAAACTATAGGGTCCATGGAGGCATGGACCACAACTTGGTGGGCTATCTCAGGGGCATGTGGCCATGCTCAAGAATTGTTCCTTTCAGAAGGCCCTTCACTCGGTGGGTAGTAGATCGAATGTGCTCAATACTCGTACACTGATGCCGTGAAGATGTATTGCTACCAACATTTTGATCCAACATGTGCTGAAATATACTAAGATCTTCATGTGAATCACATGCCCTGATACTTGCGTTGCGAGAGATGTTCGCATTTATTCAGAGCTTGCTGCTTGTGTTCCTCTTTGTTGTCCCGAGAGGTGCCATCCACTGCCTGCAGGTTGCCACCAGCTCGCCAGACTCTTTCTTCCGCACCTCCACCGTCACAGCCGCCATCTTCCCCTTCCGGCCCACCACTCGCCCGTccatctccacctcctcctgcagTTGAGGCCGGCCGGAGCAGTGACGCAGAATCAGGTGGCGTTGATAAAAATGGAAGATTTGGTGTGGTGTGTGTGTACTGTTGACCATGCCGTGGTGTACGACGCACGCGGCACGTACTTCGTGATGGGCGGGCGAGAAGTAGGACAGGCCGTACTGTACGGTGAGCACGTCCTCGCCTAGCGCCGTGAACACCGCCGCCGCGCACACGTTGTCCGCCGCCGTCGCAATGGCCCCGGCGTGCCACCTCCCCTCCGCGTCCTgcatgcgcgcgcgcgcgcgtgaacAAGAAAGCACCAGATCAGATCCGGGCTCAGAGAGCATCCAAGACGCGCGTTCGCGTCGGCAGGCAAGGCAAGGCAACGCACGGTGAGCGGCGCGCGCACGCGGAGCGAGCAGACGACGAGGCCGGGCTCGGCGAGCGAGACGCGGGCGCCGGCAGTCGCGAGCGCGGTGAGCGCCTTTCCCCCGCTAGCTACGGCGGGGTGGACGTGGCCTTCGCGGTCGACGCTGACGTCCTCCAGCCACTTCCTCGCGGTGGCGGCCAGCCGCAGCGCCCGCGTCTCGCCGGCGTCGCCCATGTGATCCCGCGTGCCGGCCTTGTCGTCCACTCGTCCTCGGCTGCCGGAATCACTCTAGCTCCTTTATTGAGTTGCTCCAATTTCTCGATCTAGCTAGACGTCGTGTGAAATTATTAGCTAGCTACCAAAAGGTGCGCGGTGCGCCACGTACGTAGAGATGCCCCCACTGAGCACCCGCAATGCCGTGTCGTGAGAGGTAAAGAATCATCCATGCTTGCAAGCCGTGGAGCGATGCCTGAGCAATGTATGCTGATCTCGACGCTTCAACTTGCCTCGATGCTCGGTGTTGCCCGGTGTAGGTGCGTCGGACACATGGGCGGCCAAGATTGTTGGAATACTACTGAGAACAGAGAGAGCTCAAAGAGATGCAGAACATGTCTTTTTTCCGGAGTTACCTGGACTTCCCATCCAGGTGCTTAGCATCGGACGATGTAAATTCCTGCTGGAACGTTAATATGCAAACAAATAAAAATCCTGCACCATGCTTATCTGCGCACTGCTTCCTTCCTATGGATCCAGCAGTGTCTTATCCTCTCTCCTGCTCTCGTTTCACAAACACAACATTATCCTCTCCCCTACTGCTTCTCCTCCCATCGGTGCCAGTGCCTGAGCCGACGAGATTTGCGGCGTGGAGGCAAAGGGACTCACCTCGCAACTCGTGCCCATGCTCAAGATGCGCAACCGTCGGAGAGCGCGGCAAAAGGATCCGGCGGACGGCGCATGGTTCGACGACGGTGGGGCCTGTGCGCTCAACAGCTGACACTATGGTGGCTTGGAGGATCCGCATGTCACAAGTGATCCGACCAAAAGTGATTTTGCAACACAaagcaatgcgagatgcaacatcaaaAGTTATCGTTTGTAACAACGAGAAATATATGATAAAATAACATCATACGATCCCATCAGATTCTAAGAAAAATGAATTCCTGCTAGAACAAACGGTGATGTTTCATGCGACATCCGATCGGAATCCCTTTTTTTTTGTAAAAGGGAGACTTTACAATTCAGCTATTGAAACATTCGATAATAACTCATGCAACAACAAAAAATACTAATgtaacaaagaaatattacttgttgcaacatcgGAACAAAAGCTACTGCAACATTAAATTCATTCATCTACAACATGAAAGCGTTGCCTTCACGAAGTCAGCCGGCGAGGAACGATACCCCCATGGCAACACCGATTCCCACTTTAACATCTCAAAATCAACCATTGCAACATGCAAAATCAAAAATTGAAACATCACAAATCCTATAGAGAAGGGCAAGCAAATATCATAATAGAAATCCCATAAAAATAAACAAAATCCACCGCACAACAAGAGAAACAAATAATTGAAACAAATGaaataaatacataaaacatCTGGACTTTACCGTTGTCACATCCATCTTGAACGGAAGAGTCAGGTCGCCCAGGATGGTAGTGGTGGGCGAGGGGCCTGAGCGGCGGCTGTGGCGAAGCAGCAGAGGAAGAGTGGCAGTAGGCGAGCGTGCGAATGGGGGAGGTGGCTAAGTAGGGGC encodes:
- the LOC136476952 gene encoding uncharacterized protein, with the protein product MGDAGETRALRLAATARKWLEDVSVDREGHVHPAVASGGKALTALATAGARVSLAEPGLVVCSLRVRAPLTDAEGRWHAGAIATAADNVCAAAVFTALGEDVLTVQYGLSYFSPAHHEEEVEMDGRVVGRKGKMAAVTVEVRKKESGELVATCRQWMAPLGTTKRNTSSKL